From the Meleagris gallopavo isolate NT-WF06-2002-E0010 breed Aviagen turkey brand Nicholas breeding stock chromosome 17, Turkey_5.1, whole genome shotgun sequence genome, one window contains:
- the CRYBB1 gene encoding beta-crystallin B1, which yields MSETTKTAAPGQAAEDKEKAAPAPAPSSDPTPVTNSKGEEPSTEAFRIVIFEQENFQGRQMEFTSECLNLADCGFDRVRSVIVSSGPWVAYEQANMRGEMFILEKGEYPRWDTWSSSYRSDCFMSMRPIRMEAEDHKISLYESADFKGNKMDIQEDDVPSLWAYGFCDRVGSVKVPSGTWVGYQYPGYRGYQYLFETGDFRHWNEWCAFQPQIQSIRRIRDMQWDQKGTFVTPEAPSN from the exons ATGTCTGAGACCACAAAAACCGCTGCTCCCGGCCAGGCTGcagaggacaaggagaaggcgGCCCCGGCACCAGCTCCATCCTCCGACCCCACTCCTGTCACCAACAGCAAAGGGGAAGAGCCCTCCACGGAAGCTTTCAGG ATTGTCATCTTCGAGCAGGAGAATTTCCAGGGCAGGCAGATGGAGTTCACCAGTGAGTGCCTGAACCTGGCAGACTGCGGGTTTGACAGAGTGCGCAGTGTCATCGTCAGCTCCGGACC CTGGGTGGCCTATGAACAAGCCAACATGCGCGGGGAGatgttcatcctggagaagggCGAGTACCCACGTTGGGACACCTGGTCCAGCAGCTACCGCAGCGACTGCTTCATGTCCATGCGTCCCATCCGAATG GAGGCCGAGGACCACAAGATCTCCCTGTACGAGTCCGCTGACTTCAAGGGCAACAAGATGGACATCCAGGAGGACGACGTGCCCAGCCTCTGGGCTTATGGCTTCTGCGACCGCGTGGGCAGCGTGAAGGTGCCCAGCGGAAC CTGGGTCGGGTATCAGTACCCCGGGTACCGCGGCTACCAGTACCTCTTTGAGACCGGGGACTTTAGGCACTGGAACGAGTGGTGCGCCTTCCAGCCCCAGATCCAGTCCATCCGCCGCATCCGGGACATGCAGTGGGACCAGAAGGGCACCTTTGTCACCCCCGAGGCGCCCTCCAACTGA
- the CRYBA4 gene encoding beta-crystallin A4 isoform X2, with product MIQRRRPSSGLWKIVVWDEPFFQGKRHEFTTDCYSTPERGFSTVRSFRIESGAWVGFEHCGFQGQQFVLERGEYPCWEAWSGSNAYHVDRMSSFRPITCAEHGRSQLLLFEQENFQGRRGELSDDCPSLPELGWGGSAVGSFLVCSGAWVCSQYPGYRGFQYLLESDSHAGEYKHVREWGSHAQTGQVQSIRRVQQ from the exons ATGATCCAGCGCCGCAGGCCGTCCTCCGGCCTCTGGAAG ATCGTGGTGTGGGACGAGCCCTTCTTCCAGGGCAAGCGGCACGAGTTCACCACCGACTGCTACAGCACGCCGGAGCGTGGCTTCAGCACCGTGCGCTCCTTCAGGATCGAGAGTGGGGC CTGGGTGGGCTTCGAGCACTGCGGTTTCCAGGGACAGCAGTTCGTGTTGGAGCGTGGTGAGTATCCGTGCTGGGAGGCGTGGAGTGGCAGCAACGCCTACCACGTGGACAGGATGAGCTCCTTCCGCCCCATCACCTGTGCT GAGCACGGGcgcagccagctgctgctgttcgAGCAGGAGAACTTCCAGGGCAGGAGGGGGGAGCTGAGCGATGACTGCCCCTCGCTGCCCGAGCTGGGCTGGGGTGGCAGTGCCGTGGGCTCCTTTCTCGTCTGCTCCGGCGC GTGGGTTTGCTCACAGTACCCCGGGTACCGGGGCTTCCAGTACCTCCTGGAGAGCGACAGCCATGCCGGCGAGTACAAGCACGTTCGGGAGTGGGGCTCCCATGCACAGACGGGCCAGGTGCAGTCCATCCGCAGGGTCCAGCAGTGA
- the CRYBA4 gene encoding beta-crystallin A4 isoform X1: MIQRRRPSSGLWKVQEAKEGWERSLGPTDSWQQGTHRALIHPCSPDRGVGRALLPGQAARVHHRLLQHAGAWLQHRALLQDREWGVSVGPGDPVGLGFPKALTLGSRSWVGFEHCGFQGQQFVLERGEYPCWEAWSGSNAYHVDRMSSFRPITCAEHGRSQLLLFEQENFQGRRGELSDDCPSLPELGWGGSAVGSFLVCSGAWVCSQYPGYRGFQYLLESDSHAGEYKHVREWGSHAQTGQVQSIRRVQQ, encoded by the exons ATGATCCAGCGCCGCAGGCCGTCCTCCGGCCTCTGGAAGGTGCAGGAAGCAAAGGAAGGCTGGGAGCGTAGCCTTGGCCCCACagacagctggcagcagggcacCCACAGAGCCCTGATCCATCCCTGCTCCCCAGATCGTGGTGTGGGACGAGCCCTTCTTCCAGGGCAAGCGGCACGAGTTCACCACCGACTGCTACAGCACGCCGGAGCGTGGCTTCAGCACCGTGCGCTCCTTCAGGATCGAGAGTGGGGCGTGAGTGTGGGGCCAGGGGATCCTGTGGGGCTGGGGTTCCCCAAGGCACTCACCCTTGGCTCCCGCAGCTGGGTGGGCTTCGAGCACTGCGGTTTCCAGGGACAGCAGTTCGTGTTGGAGCGTGGTGAGTATCCGTGCTGGGAGGCGTGGAGTGGCAGCAACGCCTACCACGTGGACAGGATGAGCTCCTTCCGCCCCATCACCTGTGCT GAGCACGGGcgcagccagctgctgctgttcgAGCAGGAGAACTTCCAGGGCAGGAGGGGGGAGCTGAGCGATGACTGCCCCTCGCTGCCCGAGCTGGGCTGGGGTGGCAGTGCCGTGGGCTCCTTTCTCGTCTGCTCCGGCGC GTGGGTTTGCTCACAGTACCCCGGGTACCGGGGCTTCCAGTACCTCCTGGAGAGCGACAGCCATGCCGGCGAGTACAAGCACGTTCGGGAGTGGGGCTCCCATGCACAGACGGGCCAGGTGCAGTCCATCCGCAGGGTCCAGCAGTGA
- the LOC104913567 gene encoding uncharacterized protein LOC104913567 translates to MCMELGSAPTCGVMPLGTVGWPGIAPGCLHMMHCGTVTSQHRSTHSCYALPKQQPLLLAPSCPNPHPSLGAKGGGGEGEIAWAASPALTFHGRCSILLHGISLESSSTKELYSGQESTQTTVPKPAATWKPESSSRIGLETVPCAALAEEQPDGMGDAARCPCSQIAQVLTASLLPSTTSPVALPQLSPEGTGAQGRDSRLHVDTGAAGPSGAT, encoded by the exons ATGTGCATGGAGCTGGGCAGTGCACCTACATGTGGAGTGATGCCACTGGGGACAGTGGGATGGCCAGGCATTGCCCCTGGGTGCCTGCACATGATGCACTGTGGCACAGTGACATCCCAACACCGCAGCACCCACAGCTGTTACGCTCTCCCCAAGCAGCAGCCATTGCTCTTAGCCCCCTCCTGCCCCAACCCCCACCCATCACTTGGAGCcaaagggggagggggggagggagagattGCCTGGGCCGCATCTCCAGCATTAACATTTCATGGGCGCTGCAGCATCCTCCTGCAT GGAATCTCTCTGGAAAGCTCCAGCACAAAGGAGCTGTACAGCGGCCAAGAGAGCACGCAGACCACGGTCCCCAAGCCGGCTGCCACCTGGAAGCCAG AATCCTCATCAAGAATAGGGCTCGAGACAG TCCCCTGTGCAGCCCTCGCAGAGGAACAGCCGGACGGGATGGGGGACGCTGCACGGTGCCCGTGTAGCCAGATTGCACAG GTGCTCACAGCATCTCTGCTTCCCAGCACTACCAGCCCCGTGGCTCTGCCACAGCTCTCACCCGAGGGCACTGGGGCACAGGGACGTGACAGCCGCCTGCACGTGGACACTGGAGCTGCTGGCCCCAGCGGAGCCACCTGA